Proteins encoded together in one Panthera uncia isolate 11264 chromosome A2, Puncia_PCG_1.0, whole genome shotgun sequence window:
- the TLE6 gene encoding transducin-like enhancer protein 6 isoform X1 encodes MRAGVGVRRPAGKVTREGVQMSRMGGAEWAEDTAGTKVLGQDHARAENFLRTMETWSRPRGFQPEEEPSSQVSGGLADRHSWGPPSPEASPHPALPTPPRSSLRGPHFEDVVAARSSDWLTQRSGVDDAPAHQLDTPASWDSEPQLWQDVLTEQLWQIFAGTHNKGERLQHTLTEQAPGLESQDLGPRYSGPEPRMEDTLVLSPPVPSLSSPEGSHEGSTEPGTEADGMLSRVAQEPAGRARPFLKPVCWDPEDFDDTWKRPDALPWQSKKRAIPHRMQKVRTLEHGEPVLATAVSSFVRHAFTCGRGGVKVWSLASQVVEDRYPESHLCVQVREGLALGAGPAGAGRAPEEDEDGPLRLCPPQTRRAYLRTCLLSSDSTTLLAGGHNLAGVGVWDLTAPSLHVSGELPCAGLTCQALASKPEDSLALAGFTEGTVRIWDLRDQSVIRDLPGHPNGAKSIAVKDQNVWTGGLDTCLRCWDLRAAREPQEYQFESQIMSLSPSPQEDWVLVGTANGQQWLQPTRGGQKHMVGCKDGTILGLKFSPLGQWWVSVGTDDLVGVYSMPAGAVELQVPETSSILCCDVSPNNRLIVTGSRDHASVYQVTY; translated from the exons atgagggcaggggtgggagtgaGAAGGCCTGCTGGGAAGGTGACCAGGGAGGGAGTGCAGATGTCCAGGATGGGAGGAGCAGAATGGGCAGAGGACACAGCCGGTACAAAGGTCCTGGGGCAAGACCATGCCCGG GCAGAAAACTTCCTGCGGACCATGGAGACCTGGAGTCGACCCCGGGGCTTCCAGCCGGAGGAG GAGCCCTCGAGCCAGGTCTCGGGTGGGCTGGCTGACCGGCACTCCTGGGGGCCCCCCAGCCCCGAGGCTTCCCCGCACCCGGCGCTCCCGACCCCGCCGCGCTCCAGTCTCCGGGGGCCACACTTCGAGGATGTCGTGGCCGCGAGGTCCTCAGACTGGCTCACGCAGCGCTCGGGGGTGGACGACGCCCCAGCCCACCAGCTGGACACGCCGGCATCCTGGGACTCGGAGCCCCAGCTCTGGCAGGACGTCCTGACCGAGCAGCTCTGGCAGATCTTCGCCGGGACCCACAATAAGGGGGAGCGGCTGCAGCACACAC TGACAGAGCAGGCGCCAGGCCTG GAGAGTCAGGACCTGGGACCGCGCTACTCAGGACCGGAACCACGTATGGAAGACACTTTGG TTCTCAGCCCACCTGTGCCCTCCCTCAGCTCCCCTGAGGGCTCCCACGAAgggagcacagagccaggcaccgAGGCGGACGGGATGCTCTCCCGAGTGGCCCAG GAGCCTGCTGGGAGAGCCCGCCCTTTCCTGAAGCCCGT ATGCTGGGACCCTGAGGACTTTGACGACACGTGGAAGAGACCGGACGCCTTGCCCTGGCAATCCAAGAAGCGGGCCATCCCACACAGAATGCAGAAGGTGCGCACGCTGGAACACGGGGAGCCCGTGCTGGCCACGGCCGTCAGCAGCTTCGTGCGGCACGCCTTCACCTGTGGCAGGGGTGGCGTCAAAGTGTGGAGCCTGGCCAGCCAGGTGGTAGAGGACAGGTATCCCGAGAGCCACCTGTGCgtacaggtgagggaggggctggctctgggggcggggcctgcgggaGCCGGAAGAGCCCCGGAAGAGGACGAGGACGGTCCCCTGCGTCTCTGCCCACCACAGACCCGCCGGGCCTACCTGCGCACCTGCCTGCTGTCCTCGGACAGCACGACCCTGCTCGCGGGTGGCCACAACCTGGCCGGCGTGGGCGTGTGGGACCTGACCGCGCCCTCCCTGCACGTGAGCGGTGAGCTGCCCTGCGCGGGCCTCACCTGCCAGGCCCTGGCCTCCAAGCCTGAGGACAGCCTGGCCTTGGCTGGTTTCACGGAGGGCACAGTCAGGATCTGGGACCTACGGGACCAGAGTGTCATCAG GGACCTGCCGGGCCACCCGAATGGGGCCAAGAGCATTGCTGTCAAAGACCAGAACGTCTGGACAGGGGGTCTGGACACCTGTCTGCGGTGCTGGGACCTGAGGGCTGCCAGAGAGCCTCAGGAGTACCAGTTTGAGTCTCAG ATAATGAGCCTGTCCCCTAGTCCCCAGGAGGACTGGGTGCTGGTGGGCACAGCCAATGGCCAGCAGTGGCTGCAGCCTACCCGAGGGGGCCAGAAGCACATGGTGGGGTGTAAGGACGGCACCATCCTGGGTCTGAAGTTCTCCCCCCTCG GCCAGTGGTGGGTGAGCGTCGGGACGGACGACCTGGTTGGCGTCTATAGCATGCCAGCGGGGGCCGTGGAGCTCCAG GTACCCGAGACCTCCTCCATCCTGTGCTGTGATGTGTCCCCCAACAACCGCCTGATTGTCACGGGGTCCAGGGACCACGCCTCTGTGTACCAGGTCACCTACTGA
- the TLE6 gene encoding transducin-like enhancer protein 6 isoform X2 translates to MRAGVGVRRPAGKVTREGVQMSRMGGAEWAEDTAGTKVLGQDHARAENFLRTMETWSRPRGFQPEEEPSSQVSGGLADRHSWGPPSPEASPHPALPTPPRSSLRGPHFEDVVAARSSDWLTQRSGVDDAPAHQLDTPASWDSEPQLWQDVLTEQLWQIFAGTHNKGERLQHTLTEQAPGLESQDLGPRYSGPEPRMEDTLVLSPPVPSLSSPEGSHEGSTEPGTEADGMLSRVAQEPAGRARPFLKPVCWDPEDFDDTWKRPDALPWQSKKRAIPHRMQKVRTLEHGEPVLATAVSSFVRHAFTCGRGGVKVWSLASQVVEDRYPESHLCVQTRRAYLRTCLLSSDSTTLLAGGHNLAGVGVWDLTAPSLHVSGELPCAGLTCQALASKPEDSLALAGFTEGTVRIWDLRDQSVIRDLPGHPNGAKSIAVKDQNVWTGGLDTCLRCWDLRAAREPQEYQFESQIMSLSPSPQEDWVLVGTANGQQWLQPTRGGQKHMVGCKDGTILGLKFSPLGQWWVSVGTDDLVGVYSMPAGAVELQVPETSSILCCDVSPNNRLIVTGSRDHASVYQVTY, encoded by the exons atgagggcaggggtgggagtgaGAAGGCCTGCTGGGAAGGTGACCAGGGAGGGAGTGCAGATGTCCAGGATGGGAGGAGCAGAATGGGCAGAGGACACAGCCGGTACAAAGGTCCTGGGGCAAGACCATGCCCGG GCAGAAAACTTCCTGCGGACCATGGAGACCTGGAGTCGACCCCGGGGCTTCCAGCCGGAGGAG GAGCCCTCGAGCCAGGTCTCGGGTGGGCTGGCTGACCGGCACTCCTGGGGGCCCCCCAGCCCCGAGGCTTCCCCGCACCCGGCGCTCCCGACCCCGCCGCGCTCCAGTCTCCGGGGGCCACACTTCGAGGATGTCGTGGCCGCGAGGTCCTCAGACTGGCTCACGCAGCGCTCGGGGGTGGACGACGCCCCAGCCCACCAGCTGGACACGCCGGCATCCTGGGACTCGGAGCCCCAGCTCTGGCAGGACGTCCTGACCGAGCAGCTCTGGCAGATCTTCGCCGGGACCCACAATAAGGGGGAGCGGCTGCAGCACACAC TGACAGAGCAGGCGCCAGGCCTG GAGAGTCAGGACCTGGGACCGCGCTACTCAGGACCGGAACCACGTATGGAAGACACTTTGG TTCTCAGCCCACCTGTGCCCTCCCTCAGCTCCCCTGAGGGCTCCCACGAAgggagcacagagccaggcaccgAGGCGGACGGGATGCTCTCCCGAGTGGCCCAG GAGCCTGCTGGGAGAGCCCGCCCTTTCCTGAAGCCCGT ATGCTGGGACCCTGAGGACTTTGACGACACGTGGAAGAGACCGGACGCCTTGCCCTGGCAATCCAAGAAGCGGGCCATCCCACACAGAATGCAGAAGGTGCGCACGCTGGAACACGGGGAGCCCGTGCTGGCCACGGCCGTCAGCAGCTTCGTGCGGCACGCCTTCACCTGTGGCAGGGGTGGCGTCAAAGTGTGGAGCCTGGCCAGCCAGGTGGTAGAGGACAGGTATCCCGAGAGCCACCTGTGCgtacag ACCCGCCGGGCCTACCTGCGCACCTGCCTGCTGTCCTCGGACAGCACGACCCTGCTCGCGGGTGGCCACAACCTGGCCGGCGTGGGCGTGTGGGACCTGACCGCGCCCTCCCTGCACGTGAGCGGTGAGCTGCCCTGCGCGGGCCTCACCTGCCAGGCCCTGGCCTCCAAGCCTGAGGACAGCCTGGCCTTGGCTGGTTTCACGGAGGGCACAGTCAGGATCTGGGACCTACGGGACCAGAGTGTCATCAG GGACCTGCCGGGCCACCCGAATGGGGCCAAGAGCATTGCTGTCAAAGACCAGAACGTCTGGACAGGGGGTCTGGACACCTGTCTGCGGTGCTGGGACCTGAGGGCTGCCAGAGAGCCTCAGGAGTACCAGTTTGAGTCTCAG ATAATGAGCCTGTCCCCTAGTCCCCAGGAGGACTGGGTGCTGGTGGGCACAGCCAATGGCCAGCAGTGGCTGCAGCCTACCCGAGGGGGCCAGAAGCACATGGTGGGGTGTAAGGACGGCACCATCCTGGGTCTGAAGTTCTCCCCCCTCG GCCAGTGGTGGGTGAGCGTCGGGACGGACGACCTGGTTGGCGTCTATAGCATGCCAGCGGGGGCCGTGGAGCTCCAG GTACCCGAGACCTCCTCCATCCTGTGCTGTGATGTGTCCCCCAACAACCGCCTGATTGTCACGGGGTCCAGGGACCACGCCTCTGTGTACCAGGTCACCTACTGA
- the TLE6 gene encoding transducin-like enhancer protein 6 isoform X3 codes for MTSWDHLRPQEHPQGLRRPPGTLASPELNSPDVLDQLRRQFPRLPPHLTAQVESTCHALQKIRQGLQEHHEQEEVCAPGLSSCRGLAGTHLPLQAENFLRTMETWSRPRGFQPEEEPSSQVSGGLADRHSWGPPSPEASPHPALPTPPRSSLRGPHFEDVVAARSSDWLTQRSGVDDAPAHQLDTPASWDSEPQLWQDVLTEQLWQIFAGTHNKGERLQHTLTEQAPGLESQDLGPRYSGPEPRMEDTLVLSPPVPSLSSPEGSHEGSTEPGTEADGMLSRVAQEPAGRARPFLKPVCWDPEDFDDTWKRPDALPWQSKKRAIPHRMQKVRTLEHGEPVLATAVSSFVRHAFTCGRGGVKVWSLASQVVEDRYPESHLCVQTRRAYLRTCLLSSDSTTLLAGGHNLAGVGVWDLTAPSLHVSGELPCAGLTCQALASKPEDSLALAGFTEGTVRIWDLRDQSVIRDLPGHPNGAKSIAVKDQNVWTGGLDTCLRCWDLRAAREPQEYQFESQIMSLSPSPQEDWVLVGTANGQQWLQPTRGGQKHMVGCKDGTILGLKFSPLGQWWVSVGTDDLVGVYSMPAGAVELQVPETSSILCCDVSPNNRLIVTGSRDHASVYQVTY; via the exons ATGACCTCTTGGGACCATCTCCGCCCCCAGGAGCACCCTCAAGGGCTGAGGAGGCCCCCAGGAACTTTG gcttCTCCAGAACTGAACTCCCCGGACGTCCTGGATCAGCTCCGGCGGCAGTTTCCCAG GCTCCCCCCTCACCTGACGGCGCAGGTGGAGAGCACGTGCCACGCG CTCCAGAAGATCCGGCAGGGTCTCCAGGAACATCACGAGCAG GAGGAGGTCTGCGCCCCGGGGCTGTCCAGCTGCAGAGGCTTAGCTGGGACACATCTGCCCCTCCAGGCAGAAAACTTCCTGCGGACCATGGAGACCTGGAGTCGACCCCGGGGCTTCCAGCCGGAGGAG GAGCCCTCGAGCCAGGTCTCGGGTGGGCTGGCTGACCGGCACTCCTGGGGGCCCCCCAGCCCCGAGGCTTCCCCGCACCCGGCGCTCCCGACCCCGCCGCGCTCCAGTCTCCGGGGGCCACACTTCGAGGATGTCGTGGCCGCGAGGTCCTCAGACTGGCTCACGCAGCGCTCGGGGGTGGACGACGCCCCAGCCCACCAGCTGGACACGCCGGCATCCTGGGACTCGGAGCCCCAGCTCTGGCAGGACGTCCTGACCGAGCAGCTCTGGCAGATCTTCGCCGGGACCCACAATAAGGGGGAGCGGCTGCAGCACACAC TGACAGAGCAGGCGCCAGGCCTG GAGAGTCAGGACCTGGGACCGCGCTACTCAGGACCGGAACCACGTATGGAAGACACTTTGG TTCTCAGCCCACCTGTGCCCTCCCTCAGCTCCCCTGAGGGCTCCCACGAAgggagcacagagccaggcaccgAGGCGGACGGGATGCTCTCCCGAGTGGCCCAG GAGCCTGCTGGGAGAGCCCGCCCTTTCCTGAAGCCCGT ATGCTGGGACCCTGAGGACTTTGACGACACGTGGAAGAGACCGGACGCCTTGCCCTGGCAATCCAAGAAGCGGGCCATCCCACACAGAATGCAGAAGGTGCGCACGCTGGAACACGGGGAGCCCGTGCTGGCCACGGCCGTCAGCAGCTTCGTGCGGCACGCCTTCACCTGTGGCAGGGGTGGCGTCAAAGTGTGGAGCCTGGCCAGCCAGGTGGTAGAGGACAGGTATCCCGAGAGCCACCTGTGCgtacag ACCCGCCGGGCCTACCTGCGCACCTGCCTGCTGTCCTCGGACAGCACGACCCTGCTCGCGGGTGGCCACAACCTGGCCGGCGTGGGCGTGTGGGACCTGACCGCGCCCTCCCTGCACGTGAGCGGTGAGCTGCCCTGCGCGGGCCTCACCTGCCAGGCCCTGGCCTCCAAGCCTGAGGACAGCCTGGCCTTGGCTGGTTTCACGGAGGGCACAGTCAGGATCTGGGACCTACGGGACCAGAGTGTCATCAG GGACCTGCCGGGCCACCCGAATGGGGCCAAGAGCATTGCTGTCAAAGACCAGAACGTCTGGACAGGGGGTCTGGACACCTGTCTGCGGTGCTGGGACCTGAGGGCTGCCAGAGAGCCTCAGGAGTACCAGTTTGAGTCTCAG ATAATGAGCCTGTCCCCTAGTCCCCAGGAGGACTGGGTGCTGGTGGGCACAGCCAATGGCCAGCAGTGGCTGCAGCCTACCCGAGGGGGCCAGAAGCACATGGTGGGGTGTAAGGACGGCACCATCCTGGGTCTGAAGTTCTCCCCCCTCG GCCAGTGGTGGGTGAGCGTCGGGACGGACGACCTGGTTGGCGTCTATAGCATGCCAGCGGGGGCCGTGGAGCTCCAG GTACCCGAGACCTCCTCCATCCTGTGCTGTGATGTGTCCCCCAACAACCGCCTGATTGTCACGGGGTCCAGGGACCACGCCTCTGTGTACCAGGTCACCTACTGA